A portion of the Chondrinema litorale genome contains these proteins:
- a CDS encoding glycosyltransferase family 4 protein encodes MKVLHLSSEASWRGGEQQIAYLITELQKLNVDVMVACKKGSPFEDFCIQEHIPYKAINFSHQYAPGTALKIKNICNEFQADILHMHSSKSHGAGVIATLLGAKANLVLSRRVDFPVKQGKLSQFKYNFDGIKRIICVSDAIKDITARGIKDSSKLVTVHSGIDIDKFHPESVNKSILHTQFNIPTDKIIIGNTSALAPHKDYFTFINTADILLKSNKNLHFCIIGKGKLKGEIENYIQKKQLTENFTLTGFINNIPDVLPALDLFLMTSETEGLGTSILDAFASKVPVVATAAGGIPEMVIHKKTGMIAPIKDVETLAKNVKEVFADLNLQKDIVSGAFKHLHSFSKEQTALKTLEIYKQILSEKAIKS; translated from the coding sequence ATGAAAGTATTGCATTTAAGTTCAGAAGCTAGTTGGAGAGGAGGAGAACAACAAATAGCTTACTTAATAACCGAGCTGCAAAAACTGAATGTAGATGTAATGGTTGCTTGCAAAAAAGGGAGTCCTTTTGAAGATTTTTGTATTCAGGAGCACATCCCTTACAAAGCAATAAACTTTTCACACCAATATGCTCCAGGCACAGCTTTAAAAATAAAAAATATCTGCAATGAGTTTCAGGCTGATATTTTACATATGCACAGTAGTAAATCGCACGGTGCTGGTGTAATAGCTACTTTGCTAGGAGCAAAAGCTAATTTAGTTCTAAGTAGAAGGGTTGATTTTCCTGTAAAACAGGGGAAATTATCTCAATTTAAATACAACTTTGATGGCATAAAAAGAATAATCTGCGTTTCTGATGCCATAAAAGATATCACTGCCAGAGGGATAAAAGACAGCAGCAAACTGGTAACCGTACATAGCGGTATTGATATTGACAAATTCCATCCTGAAAGTGTAAATAAATCGATCTTACATACACAGTTTAATATTCCAACTGATAAAATAATTATTGGAAATACCTCAGCTTTAGCACCACATAAAGACTACTTCACATTTATAAATACTGCTGATATTTTATTAAAATCGAATAAAAACCTGCATTTCTGTATTATAGGAAAAGGCAAACTCAAAGGTGAGATAGAAAACTATATTCAAAAAAAACAACTTACAGAAAATTTCACGCTAACAGGTTTTATCAATAACATACCCGATGTTTTACCTGCTCTCGATCTGTTTCTTATGACTTCCGAAACAGAAGGTTTAGGAACCAGTATTCTCGATGCATTTGCATCTAAAGTTCCGGTTGTTGCCACTGCTGCTGGTGGTATTCCAGAAATGGTTATTCATAAAAAAACAGGAATGATTGCGCCAATAAAAGATGTTGAGACTTTGGCGAAAAATGTAAAGGAAGTATTTGCAGACTTAAATTTACAAAAGGATATTGTTTCTGGTGCTTTTAAACATTTGCATAGCTTTAGTAAAGAGCAAACAGCTCTAAAAACACTAGAGATTTACAAACAAATACTCTCTGAAAAAGCTATAAAAAGTTAG
- a CDS encoding glycosyltransferase family 9 protein: MKKILIIQTAYIGDVILATPLIENLKNHFNDVSIDFLLRKGNESLLKNHPVINEVLIWDKKKDKNRGLWKLSKIIRKRKYDTVINLQRFLSSGLMVAFSGAKKVIGFDKNPMSFMFSDKLPHLIGEKIQTSFVHETQRNLSLLAPLGINNIEDHRPRLYPSLSDREKVAVYKEDDYICLAPTSVWYTKQFHKEGWVDFIKNLDFEGKIYLLGASSDFDACELIINEAAKSNVVNLTGKLNLLQSAALMEGALVNFVNDSAPMHLASSVNAPVCAIYCSTVPDFGFGPLSEFSKVVEVKEKLDCRPCGLHGYKTCPQKHFSCAKGIQTTQLLEVFEKAKAYHN, translated from the coding sequence ATGAAGAAAATTTTGATTATTCAGACTGCATACATTGGTGATGTAATATTGGCAACTCCACTAATAGAGAATCTAAAAAATCATTTTAATGATGTAAGCATAGACTTTTTGTTGAGAAAAGGGAATGAGTCTTTGCTAAAAAATCATCCGGTTATAAACGAGGTGTTAATCTGGGATAAGAAAAAAGACAAAAATAGAGGCCTTTGGAAGCTTTCAAAGATTATAAGAAAAAGAAAGTACGATACAGTAATAAACCTGCAACGTTTTCTATCTAGTGGCTTAATGGTTGCTTTTTCAGGAGCAAAAAAAGTAATCGGATTTGATAAAAACCCAATGTCGTTTATGTTTTCAGACAAGTTGCCTCACTTAATTGGAGAAAAAATACAAACTAGCTTTGTGCACGAAACTCAACGAAATCTCTCTTTATTAGCACCTCTTGGTATTAATAATATTGAAGATCACCGACCTAGATTATATCCATCACTATCAGACAGAGAAAAAGTAGCAGTTTATAAAGAAGATGATTATATCTGTTTAGCACCTACTTCAGTTTGGTATACCAAGCAATTTCATAAAGAAGGTTGGGTAGATTTTATTAAAAATCTAGATTTTGAAGGGAAAATATATCTTTTAGGAGCTTCATCAGATTTTGATGCATGTGAGTTAATTATAAATGAAGCAGCTAAATCTAACGTGGTTAATTTGACTGGTAAGTTGAATTTATTGCAATCGGCAGCTTTAATGGAAGGAGCATTAGTAAATTTTGTGAACGATTCGGCTCCCATGCACTTGGCATCTTCAGTGAATGCACCTGTTTGTGCTATTTATTGTTCTACTGTTCCCGATTTTGGTTTTGGTCCTTTAAGCGAGTTTTCTAAAGTAGTTGAGGTGAAAGAAAAATTAGACTGTAGACCTTGCGGGTTACACGGTTATAAAACTTGTCCCCAAAAACATTTTTCATGCGCAAAAGGTATTCAAACTACACAGTTGCTTGAGGTTTTTGAAAAAGCCAAAGCTTATCATAACTAA
- a CDS encoding hemolysin family protein has translation MDQNILLVIISLIFSGFFSAIEIAFISANRLHLELLRKKNTLAGRIVAKFVDRPSYFISTTLLGNTVALVVYGYYFALILEPSLEAVLHSTFPLLSENTSLTLVLILQTILSTLLVLATAEFLPKSLSLINPDDFLTAAAIPMNIIYKLLYPIVFVIDWLSKQLIAKLFKLEYKEVKPAFGLTDLNIYIERVNNVIAGNESEADGNPEVNKEIFSNALEFKKIKVRDCMIPRKEIVAIEYEDDIEELSDAFTSSGHSKIPVYKKSIDNIVGYCHHLELFKKPQSIASIMTDIIIVPETMLANELMVRFISERKSISLVVDEFGGTSGIVTIEDIIEEIFGEIEDEYDDLEGYKVKRLDDSNFLLNARNEVDRLNQEFNWQIPEGDYETLGGFILYLHGDIPEIGDQIDAGHLLFTIKSMEDARIDMVQLTVIDREKAN, from the coding sequence ATGGATCAAAATATACTACTAGTAATAATATCACTTATTTTTTCAGGATTCTTTTCTGCGATTGAAATAGCTTTTATATCTGCTAATCGCTTGCATTTAGAGTTATTGCGTAAAAAAAACACCTTAGCAGGAAGAATCGTTGCTAAGTTTGTAGACCGGCCATCCTATTTTATATCAACCACATTACTGGGGAATACAGTCGCATTGGTGGTGTATGGTTATTATTTTGCTTTAATTTTAGAGCCATCTTTAGAGGCAGTTTTACATAGCACCTTCCCATTACTCTCAGAAAACACATCACTTACACTAGTGCTAATTCTTCAGACAATTCTGTCTACATTATTAGTACTAGCAACAGCAGAATTTTTGCCTAAAAGTCTCTCTTTAATTAACCCAGACGACTTTTTAACTGCGGCAGCCATCCCAATGAATATTATCTACAAGCTTTTGTATCCGATAGTATTTGTGATTGATTGGTTGTCTAAACAGCTAATTGCGAAGCTTTTTAAACTAGAATATAAAGAAGTAAAACCTGCATTTGGTCTTACCGATTTAAACATCTATATCGAAAGAGTAAATAATGTTATTGCAGGCAACGAAAGTGAAGCAGACGGTAACCCTGAGGTAAACAAAGAGATTTTTAGTAATGCATTAGAATTTAAAAAGATAAAGGTGAGAGATTGCATGATTCCCAGAAAGGAAATTGTAGCAATTGAGTATGAAGATGATATAGAAGAGCTTTCTGATGCATTTACTTCAAGTGGACATTCAAAAATTCCGGTTTACAAAAAATCGATAGACAATATAGTTGGCTATTGCCATCACCTTGAGTTATTTAAAAAGCCTCAAAGCATTGCTAGCATTATGACGGACATTATCATAGTGCCTGAAACTATGCTGGCTAATGAGCTAATGGTGAGGTTTATTAGTGAGAGAAAGAGTATTTCATTGGTTGTAGATGAATTTGGAGGTACATCTGGTATTGTAACCATCGAAGATATTATAGAAGAGATTTTTGGTGAAATTGAGGATGAATACGATGACTTAGAAGGTTATAAAGTAAAAAGACTGGATGACAGCAATTTCCTTCTAAATGCAAGAAATGAAGTTGATAGACTAAATCAGGAATTTAACTGGCAAATTCCAGAGGGTGATTACGAAACACTGGGAGGTTTTATATTATATCTACATGGAGATATTCCAGAAATCGGAGATCAGATAGATGCAGGCCATCTGCTTTTTACTATAAAATCTATGGAAGATGCCAGAATAGATATGGTACAACTTACTGTAATTGATAGAGAGAAAGCTAATTAA
- a CDS encoding YcxB family protein — protein MIVKTKKYQLDNKTYISIALKNVMLEFWWVWIVPVVVMLIPLFVEGALGWCLGISITLIVLYVLFWLIQFAGVTQLEQNKILFEKLAYEIDSRHIMIKLDSKRGMPVTWDTVKKVKKGKDYFLFFLSKVQFIYLPNKVFRTENDVKFVETIVKRKKLL, from the coding sequence ATGATAGTAAAAACAAAAAAATATCAGTTAGACAACAAAACTTATATTTCTATAGCTTTAAAAAATGTAATGCTGGAATTTTGGTGGGTGTGGATAGTACCAGTGGTAGTTATGCTCATTCCATTGTTTGTTGAAGGAGCTTTAGGCTGGTGTTTAGGTATTTCAATTACATTAATAGTTTTGTATGTTCTATTTTGGCTAATTCAGTTTGCCGGAGTAACACAACTAGAACAGAATAAGATATTATTTGAAAAGCTTGCTTATGAAATTGATAGCAGGCATATAATGATTAAACTGGATAGTAAAAGAGGTATGCCAGTAACTTGGGATACTGTAAAGAAAGTAAAGAAAGGAAAAGATTACTTCTTGTTCTTCTTATCAAAAGTTCAGTTTATTTATTTACCCAACAAAGTTTTTAGAACCGAAAATGATGTTAAGTTTGTAGAGACTATTGTTAAAAGAAAAAAACTACTTTAA
- the nadC gene encoding carboxylating nicotinate-nucleotide diphosphorylase: MYNYLSEENIDRFIATALQEDIMDGDHSSLASVPAQAQDTANLLVKSEGIIAGIALAEKIFNKVDKDLSIETFVKDGDKVSFGDIAFKVSGKAQSILSAERLVLNCMQRMSGIATYTTQLNQLISGTNAKLLDTRKTTPNFRIAEKWAVKIGGGQNHRFGLFDMVMLKDNHVDFAGGIEAAINSTVAYLKEKNLALKIEIETRSLEEVKEVMRVGKVDIIMLDNMSPEIMSQALEIIGRKYESEASGGITEETIRKVAETGIDYISVGALTHSAPSLDMSLKAVS; encoded by the coding sequence ATGTACAATTATTTATCAGAAGAGAATATAGATAGGTTTATAGCAACAGCACTACAGGAAGATATTATGGATGGAGACCATTCTTCTCTGGCATCTGTGCCTGCTCAGGCTCAAGATACAGCTAATTTACTTGTGAAAAGCGAAGGTATAATAGCTGGAATTGCTTTAGCAGAAAAGATTTTTAATAAGGTTGATAAAGATTTATCTATTGAAACTTTTGTGAAAGACGGAGATAAAGTAAGCTTTGGAGATATTGCCTTTAAAGTTTCTGGAAAAGCACAATCTATACTCAGCGCAGAAAGACTTGTTTTAAACTGTATGCAGCGTATGAGTGGCATTGCAACTTATACTACACAACTTAACCAGTTAATCTCAGGTACAAATGCCAAGTTACTAGATACCCGAAAAACAACTCCTAATTTTAGAATTGCAGAAAAGTGGGCGGTTAAAATTGGTGGAGGACAAAATCACCGTTTCGGCCTCTTTGATATGGTAATGTTAAAAGATAACCATGTAGATTTTGCAGGAGGAATAGAAGCCGCAATTAACTCTACAGTAGCATATCTAAAAGAAAAAAATCTTGCTCTTAAGATAGAAATAGAAACCAGAAGTTTAGAAGAAGTAAAAGAGGTAATGCGAGTAGGCAAGGTGGACATTATTATGCTTGACAATATGTCACCTGAAATTATGTCACAAGCATTAGAAATAATAGGTAGAAAATATGAGTCTGAAGCTTCTGGTGGTATTACCGAAGAAACTATAAGAAAAGTAGCCGAAACAGGTATAGATTATATCTCAGTAGGTGCTTTAACACACTCTGCACCAAGTTTAGATATGAGTCTAAAAGCAGTTTCTTAA
- a CDS encoding DUF4783 domain-containing protein has translation MKPTKNLIFLTLSFVFFQSFAIAQDQVVASAREAIRSGNAEKLATHLNEPVELNVRNQKKNYNKVQAEIILKKFFDENPARSFEYDHNTTSRGGLKFMIGTYTCTNGKYRVHMLIKEENGMYKIDMLDIVKE, from the coding sequence ATGAAACCTACTAAAAATCTTATTTTTCTCACTTTGAGCTTCGTGTTTTTTCAAAGTTTTGCTATAGCTCAAGATCAGGTGGTAGCCAGTGCAAGGGAAGCAATAAGAAGTGGAAATGCAGAAAAACTAGCGACTCATTTAAATGAGCCGGTAGAGTTAAATGTGAGAAACCAAAAGAAAAATTATAATAAAGTTCAGGCAGAAATTATCTTAAAAAAGTTTTTTGATGAAAATCCTGCCAGAAGCTTTGAGTATGATCACAACACAACTTCCAGAGGTGGACTCAAATTTATGATTGGTACCTATACATGTACAAATGGTAAGTACAGAGTTCATATGTTAATTAAGGAAGAAAATGGAATGTATAAAATAGATATGTTAGACATAGTAAAAGAGTAA
- the nusB gene encoding transcription antitermination factor NusB, which yields MLNRRLLRIKAMQSIYAFKQNEESDFYLALEKMSEDFRFELNMIGKTEAPRMKVEEDIATQIFKNAVFPDETVEVNTSLLSDKSKEIANEVIHFYKTKRNNDYTHHKRKMVKEAESIYDRYLMFLRFFEEMVLLDKPTGIFASNKVISCLLRSTKLQRLIATKELKWDPVIAKRWHKLFYKEETILSELSTHERDFEGDRLRFRILVRDFLFKNEIVLSHFEEDDINWAENKSILKSMLINTIKSVEEGACEDAELFLLSRNWEEDRIFFQQLFELYLTEENYYEKLITEKTKTWSADRIAVIDKILMKLAICEMMNFPNIPVKVSINEYIDISKSYSTPKSGQYINGMLDEISKKLSDEGKLKKSGRGLIDNK from the coding sequence ATGCTGAACCGTAGATTACTTAGAATAAAAGCCATGCAAAGCATTTATGCTTTCAAACAGAATGAAGAATCTGATTTCTATCTGGCTTTAGAGAAAATGAGTGAAGACTTTAGGTTTGAACTAAATATGATAGGCAAAACTGAAGCACCAAGGATGAAAGTTGAAGAGGATATTGCCACTCAAATATTTAAAAACGCGGTTTTTCCCGATGAAACAGTTGAGGTAAATACATCTTTACTTTCTGATAAAAGTAAGGAAATCGCCAACGAAGTCATTCATTTTTATAAAACTAAAAGAAACAACGATTATACGCACCATAAAAGAAAAATGGTGAAAGAAGCTGAAAGCATCTATGATCGCTATCTTATGTTTCTAAGGTTTTTTGAAGAAATGGTGCTTTTAGATAAGCCTACAGGTATATTTGCTTCTAATAAAGTAATTTCTTGCTTGTTGCGTAGCACAAAACTTCAAAGGCTTATTGCTACAAAAGAATTAAAGTGGGACCCTGTAATTGCAAAGAGATGGCATAAACTTTTTTATAAAGAAGAAACCATTTTATCTGAACTAAGTACGCATGAACGCGATTTTGAAGGAGATAGGTTAAGGTTTAGAATTCTGGTAAGAGATTTTCTCTTTAAAAATGAGATTGTACTTTCACATTTTGAAGAAGACGATATTAATTGGGCAGAAAATAAAAGTATTTTAAAAAGCATGCTCATTAATACCATTAAATCTGTGGAAGAAGGCGCATGTGAAGATGCCGAACTATTTTTACTTTCCAGAAACTGGGAAGAAGACAGAATTTTCTTTCAGCAATTGTTTGAACTATATCTGACTGAAGAAAATTATTATGAAAAACTAATTACAGAAAAAACCAAAACTTGGTCTGCAGACCGTATTGCTGTAATTGATAAAATATTAATGAAGCTGGCTATTTGTGAAATGATGAATTTCCCTAATATTCCGGTTAAAGTATCCATCAACGAGTACATTGATATTTCTAAAAGTTACAGTACACCAAAGAGTGGCCAATACATAAATGGTATGCTAGACGAGATTTCTAAAAAGCTTTCTGATGAAGGAAAACTAAAGAAATCTGGTAGAGGTTTGATTGATAACAAGTAA
- a CDS encoding YtxH domain-containing protein, producing MSKGGGNNFISFLTGAIVGAALGILYAPDKGKNTRDKLNFALDKYSDKLQEIIDELLEGKSEPISMAKSEGEKVIADAIQQAEQLKKEVDALRNKIVPKQEKEANES from the coding sequence ATGAGCAAAGGTGGAGGAAACAACTTTATATCTTTTTTAACTGGTGCTATTGTAGGTGCAGCATTAGGTATTTTGTATGCACCTGACAAGGGTAAGAACACTAGAGATAAATTAAACTTTGCCCTAGATAAATACTCTGACAAGTTGCAGGAGATTATTGATGAATTATTAGAGGGCAAAAGCGAACCTATAAGTATGGCTAAGTCTGAAGGTGAGAAAGTAATCGCAGATGCGATTCAACAGGCTGAGCAACTAAAAAAAGAGGTTGATGCATTAAGAAACAAAATTGTTCCTAAACAAGAAAAGGAAGCAAACGAATCATAA
- a CDS encoding DUF1573 domain-containing protein, with product MSKVLKLFIAFVFAAAFVSCENKKTGVSEEKASASTESAPKTEVSKAEVDQKYANFAFEETVHDFGTIAKGDVVKHVFKFKNTGEAPLMISDIKTTCGCTTPQYTKDPVGPGESGEILVQFNSAGKAGVINKRVTIYANVEGGTDVVSIKCKIDSASEVDGPFKTQPNS from the coding sequence ATGTCAAAAGTTCTTAAATTATTTATAGCTTTTGTATTTGCAGCTGCATTTGTAAGTTGCGAAAACAAGAAAACAGGTGTATCTGAAGAAAAAGCATCTGCCTCTACTGAATCTGCACCGAAAACAGAAGTGTCAAAAGCTGAAGTAGATCAAAAATATGCCAATTTCGCATTTGAAGAAACTGTTCATGATTTCGGAACAATTGCCAAAGGTGATGTTGTAAAGCACGTATTTAAATTTAAAAATACTGGTGAAGCTCCTTTAATGATTTCTGATATTAAAACAACTTGTGGTTGTACAACTCCACAATATACTAAAGACCCAGTTGGTCCAGGTGAAAGTGGAGAAATTCTAGTGCAATTTAACAGTGCTGGAAAAGCGGGTGTAATTAATAAAAGAGTAACTATTTATGCTAACGTTGAAGGTGGAACTGATGTAGTTTCTATCAAATGTAAAATAGATAGTGCAAGTGAAGTAGATGGTCCTTTTAAAACACAGCCTAACAGCTAA
- the yajC gene encoding preprotein translocase subunit YajC — translation MLGIAAILLQVDAGNSQMINLIFIVGMVVVFYFFMIRPQQQKQKKQKEFADSIKKGDQVITVGGMHGKIAAVEGDTVLLEVDRGVKVKMEKSSLSFENSATVSKKEA, via the coding sequence ATGTTGGGAATCGCAGCGATTTTGTTACAGGTTGATGCTGGAAACAGCCAAATGATAAACCTGATCTTTATAGTAGGTATGGTCGTAGTTTTTTACTTCTTTATGATCAGACCACAGCAACAAAAACAAAAGAAACAAAAAGAGTTTGCAGACTCTATAAAAAAAGGTGATCAGGTAATTACAGTAGGAGGTATGCATGGTAAAATTGCCGCAGTTGAAGGAGATACTGTATTACTTGAAGTAGACAGAGGAGTAAAAGTTAAAATGGAAAAAAGCTCTCTTTCTTTTGAAAACTCTGCCACCGTAAGTAAAAAAGAAGCTTAA
- the coaE gene encoding dephospho-CoA kinase (Dephospho-CoA kinase (CoaE) performs the final step in coenzyme A biosynthesis.), with amino-acid sequence MKKNKPLIIGITGGIGSGKSVVCRIFKSLGIPVYDSDSRAKWLMRHSKELINEIKKSFGENAYLPDGQINNKYLAENVFHDKEKLRLLSSLTHPAVGKDFQNWVEKNQSQKYLLKEAALIFEAGIYKTLDKTILVTAPQEIKIDRVLKRDPHRDKAQVLAIMDKQMSDEEKVPLANYLILNDDTQMVLPQVLKLHKEFNKQEV; translated from the coding sequence TTGAAAAAAAATAAACCACTCATTATAGGAATTACTGGAGGTATTGGCTCTGGTAAAAGTGTTGTTTGCAGAATTTTCAAGTCATTAGGTATTCCTGTTTATGACTCAGATTCTCGTGCAAAATGGTTAATGAGGCATAGTAAGGAATTAATTAATGAGATAAAAAAGAGTTTTGGTGAAAATGCCTATTTACCAGATGGACAAATTAACAATAAATATCTGGCTGAAAATGTATTTCATGATAAAGAAAAACTGAGATTACTTAGCTCGCTTACACACCCTGCTGTTGGCAAAGACTTTCAAAATTGGGTAGAAAAAAATCAGAGCCAAAAATACTTGTTAAAAGAAGCTGCTTTAATTTTTGAAGCTGGCATTTATAAAACTTTAGATAAAACTATTCTTGTTACAGCTCCTCAAGAAATAAAAATCGATAGAGTTTTAAAAAGAGACCCACATAGAGATAAAGCTCAGGTTTTAGCCATTATGGATAAGCAAATGAGTGATGAAGAAAAAGTCCCACTAGCTAACTATCTTATCTTAAACGATGATACCCAAATGGTTTTACCTCAGGTATTGAAGTTGCATAAGGAATTTAATAAACAGGAAGTTTAG
- a CDS encoding T9SS type A sorting domain-containing protein, with the protein MIKNSSFLLLIIIFFSLKVYPQNDIPLGTWRSHTSYLDAKLVEKAENIIYCASGQGLFSYNIEYNDVEVYSKLNDLSDASVAALAYSTNYNILMIGYVNGNIDLFAEDEIINVRLILNSDFRDKSINNLFVSGQYAYICTAFGVAVYDLEKEEIKETYAELGDAGEEIEVFDGAISGDSIYLATAEGVISASLSENANRLDYTNWNNIFSDYQLDIQQIEAFNGKIYFTVEDEGLYEYNQSEAMQLEVAQNLSYNSLSSTEEYLFLSVEGKIYQIDTEGNIVVIETDLLLNPQEVTEDEQGNLYIADNSNGLLQMADNAVNSISPAGIGEAEVSILSDAGNRILAFQLAFNESSYNPLNNLGSFSEFTDEGWKIYSADENLNATLLPNVTDLYSTTYNFNDDKLYLASFGNDILQWDLVTDSIVKLQNTPFLASGFQGEISGVSIDANGKLWVTVYGVSSSSPSVFLLDEGQWNSFSVSENVGRYPLGIISDDFGNVWIKLSTGLIVMDETGNYAYLNANSAINPLPNSEVLSMANDKESQVWIGTAEGVIEFFATSVDNIKQETVSATPVYESYLLLNDYEVTSIAIDGANRKWFGTKSGLWLFNEDGTELVEFYDEDNSPLFSSNILDVAIEDETGEVFIATDEGLLSFRGFATEASLNYDQAKIFPNPVREDFDGYISISGLTYNASVKITDISGKLIWDTVANGGTATWDARNYNGEKAKTGIYLVYVASESGEDVFQGKIAVIE; encoded by the coding sequence ATGATAAAAAATTCTTCCTTCCTGCTGCTAATAATCATCTTCTTTTCACTAAAAGTTTATCCACAAAATGATATACCTCTGGGTACATGGAGGAGTCATACTTCATATCTGGATGCTAAGCTTGTAGAAAAAGCAGAAAATATTATCTATTGTGCTTCAGGGCAAGGCTTATTTAGTTACAATATAGAATATAATGATGTAGAAGTTTATTCCAAATTGAATGACTTAAGTGATGCATCTGTGGCTGCACTGGCTTATTCGACAAATTATAATATACTAATGATAGGCTATGTAAATGGAAATATAGACTTATTTGCTGAGGATGAAATTATTAATGTAAGGCTAATTCTTAATTCTGATTTTAGAGATAAAAGCATAAATAATCTATTTGTTAGTGGACAATATGCTTATATCTGTACAGCATTTGGTGTAGCTGTATATGATTTAGAAAAGGAAGAAATAAAAGAAACTTATGCAGAGCTAGGAGATGCCGGTGAAGAGATAGAGGTTTTTGATGGCGCAATAAGTGGAGATAGTATTTATTTGGCAACAGCAGAAGGTGTGATTTCAGCGTCTTTATCTGAGAATGCAAACAGACTAGACTATACAAATTGGAATAATATTTTTTCTGATTATCAACTCGATATACAGCAAATTGAGGCATTTAATGGCAAAATATATTTTACTGTAGAAGATGAAGGGTTATATGAGTATAATCAGTCAGAAGCTATGCAATTAGAAGTTGCCCAAAACTTATCTTATAACAGTTTAAGTAGTACAGAAGAATATTTATTTCTGAGTGTAGAAGGCAAGATTTATCAAATAGATACGGAAGGAAACATCGTGGTAATTGAAACTGATTTATTGTTGAATCCACAAGAGGTGACAGAAGATGAACAAGGCAATTTATATATAGCAGATAATAGCAATGGTTTACTACAAATGGCAGATAATGCGGTAAATAGCATTAGTCCTGCTGGAATTGGTGAGGCTGAAGTTTCAATACTAAGTGATGCTGGAAATAGAATTTTAGCTTTCCAATTAGCATTTAATGAGAGCTCCTATAACCCTCTAAATAATTTAGGTAGTTTTTCAGAATTTACTGATGAGGGCTGGAAAATATATAGTGCTGATGAAAATTTGAATGCTACGCTTTTGCCTAATGTAACAGACCTTTATAGTACTACCTATAATTTTAATGATGATAAACTGTACTTAGCCTCATTTGGCAATGATATTTTACAATGGGATTTAGTTACAGATAGTATCGTAAAGCTTCAAAATACACCGTTTTTGGCTTCGGGTTTTCAAGGAGAAATTTCAGGAGTTTCAATTGATGCAAATGGTAAGCTTTGGGTAACTGTATATGGAGTAAGCTCTTCAAGTCCTTCAGTATTTTTATTAGATGAGGGGCAATGGAATTCTTTTTCAGTTTCAGAAAATGTAGGTAGGTATCCTTTAGGAATAATTTCTGATGATTTTGGTAATGTCTGGATCAAGTTATCAACAGGGCTTATTGTAATGGATGAAACAGGAAACTATGCTTATCTTAATGCAAATAGTGCCATAAATCCATTACCTAATTCAGAAGTGCTTTCAATGGCTAATGATAAAGAAAGCCAAGTTTGGATTGGCACTGCCGAAGGTGTTATTGAGTTTTTTGCAACGAGTGTAGATAACATCAAGCAGGAAACAGTATCAGCAACTCCTGTTTATGAAAGTTATCTGCTTTTAAATGATTATGAAGTAACCTCTATAGCTATAGATGGTGCCAATAGAAAGTGGTTTGGTACAAAAAGTGGATTGTGGCTATTTAATGAAGATGGTACAGAACTAGTTGAGTTTTATGATGAAGATAACAGTCCATTGTTTTCCTCAAACATTTTGGATGTTGCCATAGAAGATGAAACAGGAGAAGTGTTTATTGCAACAGATGAAGGCTTACTATCTTTCAGAGGTTTTGCCACAGAGGCTAGCCTTAATTACGATCAGGCAAAAATATTTCCTAACCCAGTAAGAGAAGACTTTGATGGATACATCAGTATTAGTGGCTTAACATACAATGCAAGTGTGAAAATCACAGATATAAGTGGAAAACTTATTTGGGATACAGTAGCAAATGGCGGTACAGCTACTTGGGATGCTCGAAATTACAATGGTGAAAAAGCGAAGACAGGAATTTATTTGGTATATGTAGCTTCAGAGTCTGGAGAGGATGTGTTTCAAGGAAAAATTGCAGTAATCGAGTAG